GCCGGGGTCCATTTCCTCCAGGGATTCGGGCAGCGCCAGCCAGGTCTGAAGACCGGACATCGACAGCGGATTGCCACGCATTTCCTCGGGCGAGCGTTCCGAATGCACGATGCCGCGGCCGGCCGTCATCAGGTTCACGTCACCGGGCCTGATTACCATCTCGGTGCCCAGGCTGTCGCGGTGCCGGATCGCGCCGTCAAACAGATAGGTGACGGTCGACAGCCCGATATGTGGATGCGGACGCACGTCCATCGCGTCACCGGCCTTGATGATGGCAGGTCCCATCCGGTCAAAAAAGATGAAGGGCCCCACCATGCGCCGGCGCGCGGTGGGCAGCGCCCGGCGGACAGAAAATCCGCCAATGTCGCGCGAGGAGGGGATGATCAGATGTTCGATCGCATCGCAGGAGAAGGCATCACCGGGTTCCGGGTCACCGCCTGGAAAGAAGCTCATGCCGTTCTCCTTTTTGGTCGAATTTACTCCGCGTCCAGCGGCTCCGTTCCAGCCGCCTGGCCCTGCCGGTCGAGACGGATTTTCTCGATCCGCTTCTCCGCAGCAGACAGCAATTTCTCGCAATGGGCCTTGAGCGCTTCGCCGCGCTCATAGATCTCGATCGACTTGTCGAGCGCCACATCGCCGCGTTCAAGCTGCTCGACAATGCCTTCCAGTTCGGCAACCGCCGCTTCAAAGCTCATCGCTGAAATTTCGTTGGCTTGGCTCATCGCTCAACCCCTCTGCAGGCGCATGACATGGGCCGCCGCCGATTCGGCGAGGCCAACAAGATCATAGCCGCCTTCAAGCAGGCTGACGACCCGGTTGCCCGCGGTGCGGCCCGCGATCTCCATCACCTTGCCGGTGGCCCAGTCGAAATCATCGGCCGTGAGATTGATTTCAGCCAGCGGATCGCGGTGATGCGCGTCAAACCCGGCCGAAATGATGATCAGATCGGCCCGCGCCTCTTCAAGAGCCGGCAGGATGCGGGTCTTGAAGGCCTCGCGGAAATGGTCGCTGCCATCATTGACCGACAGCGGCGCGTTGAAGATGTTGCCCTTGCCGGTCTCACGCAGCGCGCCGGTGCCGGGATAGAGCGGCATCTGGTGGGTCGACAGATACACCACGCTGGCGTCGTCATAGAAGATGTCCTGGGTGCCGTTGCCGTGATGCACGTCCCAGTCGACAATCGCCACCCGCTCGGCGCCATAGGCCTTCTGGGCATGGCGCGCCGCGATGGCTGCCTGGTTGAACAGGCAGAAGCCCATGGAACGGTTTATCTCGGCATGGTGTCCAGGCGGGCGCGTGGCCACAAAGGCATTGTCGGCCTGACCGCCAAACACCGCATCAACCGCCGCCATGGCGCCGCCGACCGAAATCAGCGCAGCTTCCATAGCGCGCGGACCCGCCACCGTGTCCTCGTCGATGCGCGCCATGCCGCTTTCGGGGATCGTCGAGCGGATGCGCTCGAGATAGTTCTCGGGATGAACCGTCAGCACGGTTTCCGCCGCAGCCTCCGGCGCCAGATGCCGCACCAGCGGGTTGAAATTCTCATGCTCGAACACGGCCTCAAGGGCGCGCAGCCGGTCAGGCCGCTCGGGATGCCCGGCGGGTACCTCGTGTTCGAGACAGATCGGATTGGAATAATAGAACGTGGTCATCCATCCTATCTAGCGATCAATTGTGGCCGATGCCAGTGGTAGCGCAGAACTCGCACAGATCGCTCCGCATCAATGTCCCCTTCGGTTGAAAAACCAGGCTTATTTTTAGGGAATATTGAACAAAAAGCGAACATGTATAGTCTGAACCGATGACGATTCGGCTTTCAAACACAGCGGCCCGGCGGATCTTTCTGGCCAGGCAGGGGCTTTCCGGCTCTCCGGCCCAGGCCTTGGCCAAGCAGGATCTGCTGGAACTGATCAAGGCGATCGGTTTTGTCCAGGTCGACAGCATTTCCACGGTCGAACGCGCCCACAACCAGATCCTGTTTTCCCGCAACCAGACCTTCCGCAAACGTCATCTGGCCGCTTTGCTGGAACAGGACCGGGAACTGTTCGAGCACTGGACCCATGATGCGGCGATCCTGCCTTCGGCATTCTATCCCTATTGGAAGCACAAGTTCATTCGCAACGAAACAACCATGCGCCAGCGCTGGACCAAATGGCACGGCGAGGACTTCGACAAGGCATTTGGCGAGACCTATGCCCATATTGTTGACAACGGTGCCGTGCTTGCCCGCGAGATAAAGCAGTCAGACCATAAATCCGGCGGCTGGTGGCAATGGCACCCCTCCAAGAAAGCGCTTGAGTACTTCTGGCACACCGGCAAGCTGGCGATCAGCGCGCGGCAGAACTTCCAGAAAGTCTATGATCTGAGCGAGCGGGTCATTCCCGCCGGTCATCTTGAGGCCGAGGTCAGCCATGACCAGTTCATCGACTGGGCCTGCCGCAGTGCGCTCGAGCGGTTGGGGTTTGCCACCCATGGTGAAATCGCCGCCTTCTGGGATTTGGTGTCGCCCGAAGAGGCGAAAAACTGGGTCGCGGCCAACCGTGAGCAGCTTGATGAGGTCGAGATCGAATGCACCGGTGGCATCAAGCCGCGTGCCGGCTATGCGCTTGCGGGATTGTCGTCCAATCCCGATGACTGGCCCGAGCCGCCCGGCCGGGTCCGGGTGCTCAGCCCGTTCGATCCTGTTTTGCGGGACCGCAACCGGGCCGAACGCCTGTTCGGCTTCCGTTACCGTATCGAGGTTTTCGTACCGGAGGCAAAGCGCGAGTATGGCTACTATGTCTTTCCACTGCTTGAAGGGGACCGGATTATCGGCCGTATCGACATGAAGGCCGACCGCAAGGCAGGAACCCTCAACGTCACCCGGCTCTGGCTTGAACCCGGGGTGCGCGCGTCGGCCGGCCGCATGTCCAAACTCGATGCGGAGCTTGCCCGGGTGGCACGGTTTGCGGGTGTTGGGGAGATCGTCTACGCGCCGGGATGGAACGCTGGGTGAAGCCGTCAGATATCAGGGCCTGATCACCAGCAGATCGCCGCTCCCGGTCGCGGTCACGATCTGTCCGTCAACCAGCGCAATCGCTCTGTCGATGGGGCCGGGGAGGGCGATGTCGGCTCTGTCAGACAATGGGAACCTTAGCCGGCGCCGGTCCTGCGAGGGCAGAACCAGCTCTGTCCGGCCGCCAAACTCGCCCACGGCGGAAAGATCGAGTTCGCGCGATCCGATCACGTGGTTGGAGAGATCAAGCGCAATGTCATTGCGCTCTGAAACCGCGCCATCCCTGAAATTGAGCGCAAACAGCCGCCCGCCGATATGCGGCGTCCGCACGCCATAGATCGTAAAGCCGCCATCCGGGCGTGGAACCAGACCGGCAATGTTGAGCCAGCGGTTGGGACGGCCGTTTTCGCTGCCGGCAGCCAGTTCGCGCAAATCACCATCGGCAAGGCCGTAGATCGCCACGCCACCACCGCCGGTGCGAGAAGCCCGTAGTGTGATGATCTCGTTGGTGCCGTTGCCGTCCAGATCTGCAATGCGGGGCGTGATGTCCTCGAACACCTGCGCCTCGGGCAGGATGAGCTCCAGCTCCCGCCCGTCCTGAGTGGCGACCACCAGCGAGCCCGCTTCAATTGCGTCTCCCAGCACTCCATGGGCGTAGCGATTTGTGGGCCGTGCATACCAGGCTCGGCTGATGTCGCCGGACGGGGCCGTTGCGATCTCTCCATCGGGAAGCCCGTTGGCCGGTGCGGGTTTTGGGCCGGTTGGCGCTGTGGCCGGGACCACGCACAAGCCGATGGGATCGGAGCAGGGCACGATGGCCTGATAACGCTCACCCGCGTACACCAGCGCGCCGTCGCCGGTCTCAATGACACGCTGCACCGGCGCGTCTGTCTCAAGCTTTTGAACCGTCTGGGCGAGGCTAGAGGGCGCCGGCAATACGGCCAGCAGCGCCAGACTGATCAATGTCTGGCGCGCCCTTCGCATCAGATGATTTCGGTCGAGGAGATCTGGATGCCGAAGCCTTCCAGCCCCACATAGTGGCGCTCACGCGAAGCGTAGAGCTTGATCGAGGAAATGCCGAGATCCTTCAGGATCTGCGCGCCAAGCCCGATTTCCAGCCATTCGTCATCGCGCGCCTGGGCCTCGGCATGGCCTTCGCCTTCGATGATGGGGCTGCGCCGCGAAGCCTGCTTGCCGACGCCAACCGAGCCTTCGCGCAGATAGACGATCGCGCCACGCCCTTCCTTGGCCATGCGCTGCATGATCGCCGTCATCGGTGCTTCGCTGGAGAACACGTCATCAACCACGGATTCGAGATGCAGCCTGACCGGCACATCGACGCCGTCGCGAATGTCTCCGAAAACAACTGCCAGATGATGCATCGGATCCCAGGGCAGCTTGTAGGAATAGGCCTTGGCCTTGCCCGCGACGGTCTCGACCTCGAAGCTGTCGATGTGCTCGATCAATGTTTCCTTGCGCTGGCGGTAGGCGATGAGGTCTGCCACCGACACCTGCTTGAGGCCGTGCTTGACGGAAAACGCGTCCACCTGCTCGCCGCGGGTGACGGTTCCATCATCATTGACCAGCTCGCAGATCACCGCAATCGGCGGCAGACCGGCGAGCTTGCAGAGGTCCACGGCGGCTTCGGTATGGCCCGAGCGCATCAGCACGCCGCCCTCCCGCGCCACCAGCGGGAAGATGTGGCCGGGGCGGGTAAAGTCGCTGGCGCCGGCATTGGGATTGGCAAGATTGCGCGCTGTCAGCGTCCGGTCATCGGCGGAAATGCCGGTGGTGGTGCCGTGCTTGTAGTCGACCGAAACCGTAAACGCCGTCGTGTGGGCCGAATCATTGTCGGCGACCATCGCCGGAAGGTTCAGCCGCTTGGCTTCCTCGCGCGGCATCGGCGTGCAGACGATGCCCGATGAATGGCGCACGATGAAGGCCATCTTCTCAGGCGTGCAATGCACAGCAGCGACAATCAGGTCGCCTTCATTCTCGCGGCCGCCATCATCGGTGACAACAACCATTTCGCCGGCTTCCATGGCGCGGATGGCTTCAACAACACGGGTTTGATCATAGGACATGGTAATATGCTTTCAGTCGAGGCGGCCGGTCTGGCCGCGGTCTCTCAGATAGTGATCCGCGATCACGCAGGCCACCATGGCCTCGCCGATCGGGACGGCGCGGATGCCCACACAGGGGTCATGCCGGCCTTTGGTTCGCACATCCACCTCATTGCCGTCGGCGTCGATCGAACGCCGGTCATTGAGAATGGATGAGGTGGGTTTGACGGCAAAGCGGGCAACAACGGGCTGCCCGGTGGATATCCCACCCAGAATGCCGCCCGCATTGTTGGACAGGAAAACGGGCTTGCCGTCTTCGCCAATGCGCATCTCGTCGGCATTTTCCTCGCCCGAAATCCGCGCGGCCTCGAAACCGTTGCCGATCTCGACACCCTTGACCGCGTTGATCGACATCAGATTTGCGGCGATGTCCTGATCAAGCTTGGCATAGATCGGCGCGCCGAGCCCGGCGGGCACATTGTCGGCCACCACCTCGATCACCGCGCCGACGGAAGAGCCCGACTTGCGGATGCCGTCGAGATACTCTTCCCAGACGGGAACGATCTCCGGGTCGGGCGCGAAGAACGGATTGGTGTCGACCACCGACCAGTCCCAGTTATCGCGGTTGATCCTGTGTTCGCCGATCTGCACCAGCGCCGCCCGCACGTTCACACCTGGAACGACCAGCCGCGCCAGGCCACCCGCGGCCACCCGGGCGGCGGTCTCGCGTGCCGAGGAGCGGCCGCCACCGCGATAGTCGCGCACGCCGTATTTGACGTCATAGGTGAAATCGGCATGGCCGGGCCGGTAGCGCTTGGCGATGTCGGAGTAGTCCTTGGAGCGCTGGTCGGTGTTCTCGATCAGCATTGAAACCGGCGTTCCGGTTGTCACCATCGTGCCGTCATCCTCGAGCATGACGCCCGACAGCACCTTCACAAGGTCGGCTTCGCGGCGCTGGGTGACGAAGCGGGACTGTCCCGGCTTGCGCTTGTCCATCCAGTGCTGCAGCGAGTCCTGGGTAAACCGCAGTCCGGGGGGGCAGCCGTCCACAACGCAGCCCAATGCCGGCCCGTGGCTTTCGCCCCAGGTGGTGACGCGGAACAGATGGCCGAAAGTATTGTGCGACATGCGGGCGAACCGTGGAGTTTGCGCGGGATCATGCCCGCTTGATGAGTTTGGCGTGACTTCTAGAGGAAATCAGGGCCTTGGGGGAAGTCTTTTTGTTCACAGTGTGTCTCAGGTTCGTCGAATTCGTTGACATCACAATTCATTGTCATTCACATGGTGACGTTAATTCGCCACATTCAGCGCCTTG
The DNA window shown above is from Hoeflea phototrophica DFL-43 and carries:
- a CDS encoding winged helix-turn-helix domain-containing protein — its product is MTIRLSNTAARRIFLARQGLSGSPAQALAKQDLLELIKAIGFVQVDSISTVERAHNQILFSRNQTFRKRHLAALLEQDRELFEHWTHDAAILPSAFYPYWKHKFIRNETTMRQRWTKWHGEDFDKAFGETYAHIVDNGAVLAREIKQSDHKSGGWWQWHPSKKALEYFWHTGKLAISARQNFQKVYDLSERVIPAGHLEAEVSHDQFIDWACRSALERLGFATHGEIAAFWDLVSPEEAKNWVAANREQLDEVEIECTGGIKPRAGYALAGLSSNPDDWPEPPGRVRVLSPFDPVLRDRNRAERLFGFRYRIEVFVPEAKREYGYYVFPLLEGDRIIGRIDMKADRKAGTLNVTRLWLEPGVRASAGRMSKLDAELARVARFAGVGEIVYAPGWNAG
- a CDS encoding histone deacetylase family protein is translated as MTTFYYSNPICLEHEVPAGHPERPDRLRALEAVFEHENFNPLVRHLAPEAAAETVLTVHPENYLERIRSTIPESGMARIDEDTVAGPRAMEAALISVGGAMAAVDAVFGGQADNAFVATRPPGHHAEINRSMGFCLFNQAAIAARHAQKAYGAERVAIVDWDVHHGNGTQDIFYDDASVVYLSTHQMPLYPGTGALRETGKGNIFNAPLSVNDGSDHFREAFKTRILPALEEARADLIIISAGFDAHHRDPLAEINLTADDFDWATGKVMEIAGRTAGNRVVSLLEGGYDLVGLAESAAAHVMRLQRG
- the ribB gene encoding 3,4-dihydroxy-2-butanone-4-phosphate synthase; the encoded protein is MSYDQTRVVEAIRAMEAGEMVVVTDDGGRENEGDLIVAAVHCTPEKMAFIVRHSSGIVCTPMPREEAKRLNLPAMVADNDSAHTTAFTVSVDYKHGTTTGISADDRTLTARNLANPNAGASDFTRPGHIFPLVAREGGVLMRSGHTEAAVDLCKLAGLPPIAVICELVNDDGTVTRGEQVDAFSVKHGLKQVSVADLIAYRQRKETLIEHIDSFEVETVAGKAKAYSYKLPWDPMHHLAVVFGDIRDGVDVPVRLHLESVVDDVFSSEAPMTAIMQRMAKEGRGAIVYLREGSVGVGKQASRRSPIIEGEGHAEAQARDDEWLEIGLGAQILKDLGISSIKLYASRERHYVGLEGFGIQISSTEII
- a CDS encoding exodeoxyribonuclease VII small subunit, producing the protein MSQANEISAMSFEAAVAELEGIVEQLERGDVALDKSIEIYERGEALKAHCEKLLSAAEKRIEKIRLDRQGQAAGTEPLDAE
- the aroC gene encoding chorismate synthase; translated protein: MSHNTFGHLFRVTTWGESHGPALGCVVDGCPPGLRFTQDSLQHWMDKRKPGQSRFVTQRREADLVKVLSGVMLEDDGTMVTTGTPVSMLIENTDQRSKDYSDIAKRYRPGHADFTYDVKYGVRDYRGGGRSSARETAARVAAGGLARLVVPGVNVRAALVQIGEHRINRDNWDWSVVDTNPFFAPDPEIVPVWEEYLDGIRKSGSSVGAVIEVVADNVPAGLGAPIYAKLDQDIAANLMSINAVKGVEIGNGFEAARISGEENADEMRIGEDGKPVFLSNNAGGILGGISTGQPVVARFAVKPTSSILNDRRSIDADGNEVDVRTKGRHDPCVGIRAVPIGEAMVACVIADHYLRDRGQTGRLD